One genomic segment of Pseudomonadota bacterium includes these proteins:
- the atpD gene encoding F0F1 ATP synthase subunit beta, with amino-acid sequence MALGKITQIIGAVIDVEFPRDSIPRVYDALKLKDVDLTLEVQQQLGDGVVRTIAMGASEGLKRGLAVESTGKPINVPVGQATLGRIMDVLGVPQDNRGPVAAKETLPIHRPAPSYDEQAGGQDLLVTGIKVIDLLVPFAKGGKVGLFGGAGVGKTVNMLELINNIAKQYSGLSVFAGVGERTREGNDFYHEMAESGVIDLKNLENSKVAMVYGQMNEPPGNRLRVALTGLTMAEYFRDETQANGKGRDVLFFVDNIYRYTLAGTEVSALLGRMPSAVGYQPTLAEEMGVLQERITSTKKGSITSIQAVYVPADDLTDPSPATTFAHLDATVVLSRQVAALGIYPAVDPLDSTSRQLDPLVVGEEHYNTARGVQAVLQRYKELQDIIAILGMDELSEEDKQTVFRARKVRSFLSQPFNVAKVFTGQDGKIVSLADTIRGFKGILAGDYDHLPEQAFYMVGSIEEAVEKAKTLN; translated from the coding sequence ATGGCCTTAGGAAAAATTACCCAGATCATCGGCGCCGTCATCGACGTGGAATTCCCGCGCGATTCGATTCCGAGGGTTTACGACGCGCTCAAGCTCAAGGACGTGGACCTCACGCTCGAAGTGCAGCAGCAGCTCGGCGACGGCGTCGTGCGCACGATCGCCATGGGTGCCTCCGAAGGCCTGAAGCGCGGCCTCGCGGTGGAATCCACCGGCAAGCCGATCAACGTGCCCGTGGGTCAAGCCACGCTCGGTCGCATCATGGACGTGCTTGGCGTGCCGCAGGACAACCGCGGCCCGGTCGCCGCGAAAGAAACGCTGCCTATCCACCGTCCCGCCCCGTCGTACGACGAACAGGCCGGCGGCCAGGATCTGCTCGTCACGGGCATCAAGGTCATCGACTTGTTAGTGCCGTTCGCCAAGGGCGGCAAGGTCGGCCTGTTCGGCGGCGCCGGCGTCGGCAAGACCGTGAACATGCTCGAGCTCATCAACAACATCGCAAAGCAGTACTCGGGTCTGTCCGTGTTCGCGGGCGTCGGTGAGCGCACCCGCGAAGGCAACGATTTCTATCACGAGATGGCGGAGTCGGGCGTCATCGACTTGAAGAACCTCGAGAATTCGAAGGTCGCGATGGTGTACGGCCAGATGAACGAGCCGCCGGGCAACCGCCTGCGCGTCGCGTTGACCGGCCTCACGATGGCCGAATATTTCCGCGACGAGACGCAGGCGAACGGCAAGGGCCGCGACGTGCTGTTCTTCGTCGACAACATCTACCGTTACACGCTGGCCGGCACCGAAGTGTCCGCGTTGTTAGGCCGTATGCCGTCGGCGGTGGGTTACCAGCCGACGCTGGCCGAAGAAATGGGCGTGCTGCAGGAACGCATCACCTCGACCAAGAAGGGTTCGATCACGTCGATCCAGGCCGTATACGTTCCGGCCGACGACTTGACCGACCCGTCCCCGGCCACGACGTTCGCGCACTTGGACGCGACGGTGGTGCTCTCCCGCCAGGTCGCCGCGCTCGGCATCTACCCCGCGGTCGACCCGCTCGATTCCACCAGCCGCCAGCTCGATCCGCTGGTCGTCGGCGAAGAGCACTACAACACCGCGCGCGGCGTGCAGGCCGTGCTGCAGCGTTACAAGGAACTGCAGGACATCATCGCGATCCTGGGCATGGATGAGCTGTCCGAAGAAGACAAGCAGACCGTGTTCCGCGCCCGCAAGGTACGCAGCTTCCTGTCGCAGCCGTTCAACGTCGCGAAGGTGTTCACGGGCCAAGACGGCAAGATCGTCTCGCTGGCCGACACGATCCGCGGCTTCAAGGGCATCCTGGCCGGTGACTACGATCACCTGCCGGAGCAGGCGTTCTACATGGTCGGCTCGATCGAAGAAGCGGTCGAGAAAGCCAAGACGCTGAACTAA
- the atpG gene encoding F0F1 ATP synthase subunit gamma has product MPGTKEIRAKILSVKSTQKITKAMQMVATSKMRRAQDRMRLARPYADKIRAVIGNLTQANPDYRSPFLVERADVKNVGIIVISSDRGLAGSLNINIFKATLLAMRDWQSKSAQISMCLIGGKATAFFRRLPNPILANTQGLGDQPRIKDLIGTVKVMLDAYKDGKIDRLLLVNSRFVNTMTQKPEVQQLLPVEPVEGADLQDHWDYIYEPDASAILDGLLMRYIESQVYRGAVENVASEMAARMIAMGAASDNAGKLIGELQLIYNKARQAAITKELSEIVGGAAAV; this is encoded by the coding sequence ATGCCCGGCACAAAAGAAATCCGCGCCAAGATCCTGAGCGTCAAGTCGACGCAAAAGATCACCAAGGCCATGCAGATGGTGGCGACCAGCAAGATGCGTCGCGCCCAGGACCGCATGCGCCTGGCGCGTCCGTACGCCGACAAGATCCGCGCGGTGATCGGCAACCTCACCCAGGCGAATCCGGACTACCGCTCGCCGTTCCTGGTCGAGCGCGCAGATGTGAAGAACGTCGGCATCATCGTGATCTCCTCGGATCGCGGCCTCGCCGGCTCGTTGAACATCAACATCTTCAAGGCCACGCTGCTCGCCATGCGCGACTGGCAGTCCAAGAGCGCGCAGATCTCGATGTGCCTGATCGGCGGCAAGGCCACGGCCTTCTTCCGCCGCCTGCCGAATCCGATTCTTGCGAACACGCAGGGTCTCGGCGACCAGCCGCGCATCAAGGACCTGATCGGCACGGTCAAGGTCATGCTGGATGCCTACAAGGACGGCAAGATCGACCGCCTGCTGCTGGTGAATTCGCGTTTCGTGAACACGATGACGCAGAAGCCCGAGGTGCAGCAGTTGCTTCCCGTAGAGCCGGTGGAAGGCGCCGATCTGCAGGACCACTGGGACTACATCTACGAGCCGGACGCTTCGGCGATCCTGGATGGCCTGCTGATGCGTTACATCGAATCGCAGGTCTATCGCGGCGCGGTCGAGAATGTAGCCAGCGAAATGGCGGCCCGCATGATCGCGATGGGCGCCGCCTCGGACAACGCCGGCAAGCTCATCGGCGAGCTCCAGCTCATCTACAACAAGGCCCGCCAGGCCGCGATCACGAAGGAACTGTCGGAGATCGTGGGCGGCGCGGCTGCCGTCTGA
- the atpA gene encoding F0F1 ATP synthase subunit alpha gives MSVKASEISDLIKSRIENFKSASEARNVGTVVTVTDGICRIHGLADVRYGEMIEFPGNIFGLALNLEQDSVGSVVLGDYKGIREGDTVKTTGRILEVPVGRELLGRVVDALGNPIDGKGPLKTTKTAPIERVAPGVIYRKSVSQPVQTGYKAVDSMVPIGRGQRELIIGDRQTGKTAMAIDTIINQKSSGIKCVYVAIGQKQSTIANVVRKLEEHGAMGHTIIVAASASTPAAMQYISAYSGCTMGEFFMDNGEDALIIYDDLSKQAVAYRQISLLLRRPPGREAYPGDVFYLHSRLLERSARVNEEYVEQVTKGAVKGKTGSLTGLPIIETQAGDVTAFVPTNVISITDGQIFLETDLFNSGVRPAMNAGISVSRVGGAAQTDIIKRLGGGIRLALAQYRELAAFSQFASDLDEATRRQLERGARVTELMKQKQYAPLSVAEMALSIYAVNNGFFDKVDRKKVVDAEAALQSFAKSAHKATLDAVNAEPVLKKHEAALKSLCEDFLKNGVF, from the coding sequence ATGTCCGTCAAAGCATCCGAAATCAGTGACCTCATCAAGTCACGCATCGAGAACTTCAAGTCCGCGAGTGAAGCGCGCAATGTCGGCACCGTCGTCACGGTGACGGACGGCATCTGCCGCATCCACGGGCTGGCGGACGTTCGCTACGGCGAAATGATCGAATTCCCCGGCAACATCTTCGGTCTCGCGCTGAACCTCGAGCAGGACTCGGTCGGCTCGGTGGTGCTCGGCGACTACAAGGGCATCCGCGAAGGCGACACCGTGAAGACCACGGGCCGCATCCTCGAAGTGCCGGTGGGTCGCGAGTTGTTAGGCCGCGTGGTCGACGCGCTCGGCAACCCGATCGACGGCAAGGGCCCGCTCAAGACCACGAAGACCGCTCCCATCGAGCGCGTGGCGCCGGGCGTCATCTATCGCAAGAGTGTCAGCCAGCCGGTGCAGACCGGCTACAAGGCCGTCGACTCGATGGTCCCGATCGGCCGCGGCCAGCGCGAGCTCATCATCGGCGACCGCCAGACCGGCAAGACCGCGATGGCGATCGACACGATCATCAACCAGAAGTCGTCCGGCATTAAGTGCGTGTACGTCGCCATCGGCCAGAAGCAGTCGACCATCGCGAACGTGGTGCGCAAGCTCGAAGAGCACGGCGCGATGGGCCACACCATCATTGTTGCCGCCTCCGCTTCGACCCCCGCCGCCATGCAGTACATCAGCGCCTACTCGGGCTGCACGATGGGCGAGTTCTTCATGGACAATGGTGAAGACGCGCTCATCATTTACGACGATCTGTCGAAGCAGGCCGTGGCCTATCGCCAGATCTCGCTGCTGCTGCGCCGCCCCCCGGGCCGCGAAGCGTATCCCGGCGACGTGTTCTATCTGCACAGCCGCCTGCTCGAGCGCAGCGCGCGTGTGAACGAAGAATACGTGGAGCAGGTGACCAAGGGCGCCGTGAAGGGCAAGACGGGTAGTTTGACCGGTCTGCCCATCATCGAAACGCAGGCCGGTGACGTGACCGCGTTCGTTCCGACGAACGTCATCTCGATCACCGACGGACAGATCTTCCTCGAGACCGACCTGTTCAACTCGGGCGTCCGCCCGGCCATGAACGCCGGCATCTCGGTGTCGCGCGTCGGTGGCGCGGCCCAGACGGACATCATCAAGCGCCTGGGCGGCGGTATCCGTCTGGCCCTCGCGCAGTACCGTGAGCTCGCGGCGTTCTCGCAGTTCGCCTCGGACCTCGACGAAGCCACCCGCCGTCAGCTCGAGCGTGGCGCGCGCGTCACCGAACTGATGAAGCAGAAGCAGTACGCCCCGCTGTCGGTGGCCGAAATGGCGCTGTCGATCTACGCCGTGAACAATGGCTTCTTCGACAAGGTCGATCGCAAGAAGGTCGTGGATGCGGAAGCCGCACTGCAGTCCTTCGCGAAGTCGGCCCACAAGGCGACGCTCGATGCCGTCAACGCGGAGCCGGTGCTCAAGAAGCACGAGGCCGCGCTGAAGTCGCTGTGCGAAGACTTCCTCAAGAACGGCGTGTTCTGA
- a CDS encoding F0F1 ATP synthase subunit delta, whose translation MAERTTTARPYAKAIFALARKGNTLAATSASLIRAAEVVADARVHALLGSPHVTAAQLAEFVTGIVGAGLDEYGRNFISLLAQNRRLGFLPEIAALFEQMKADVENAVDVEVISATALNSDQESRYVAALQKKLGRSVRLHTKVDGSLLGGAVLKAGDLVIDGSIKGRLERLATELTA comes from the coding sequence ATGGCAGAGCGCACCACAACCGCACGGCCGTACGCGAAAGCGATCTTCGCGCTCGCACGCAAGGGCAATACGCTGGCGGCAACGTCGGCGAGCCTGATCCGTGCCGCCGAAGTCGTCGCCGACGCCCGCGTGCATGCCTTGCTGGGCAGCCCGCACGTGACGGCCGCGCAGCTGGCCGAGTTCGTCACCGGCATCGTGGGTGCCGGTCTCGACGAGTACGGCCGCAACTTCATCTCGTTGCTCGCGCAGAACCGCAGGCTCGGATTCCTCCCCGAGATCGCGGCGCTGTTCGAGCAGATGAAGGCGGACGTGGAAAACGCGGTGGATGTCGAAGTCATCTCCGCGACCGCGCTCAACTCCGACCAGGAGAGCCGTTACGTCGCGGCATTGCAGAAGAAACTGGGGCGCTCGGTGCGCCTGCACACCAAGGTCGACGGCAGCTTGTTAGGCGGCGCCGTCCTCAAGGCCGGCGATCTCGTGATCGACGGCTCGATCAAGGGCCGGCTCGAACGCCTGGCTACTGAACTGACCGCATAA
- a CDS encoding F0F1 ATP synthase subunit B, which translates to MNITVTLIVQMLVFAIVIWVVMKFIWPIILGAMNEREKKIAAGLAAAEEGQKGLSEAQSRADDVIKEARTRALAIESQARTQANQIVEEARKAASLEGEKALASAKSQIELESNRARDSLRGQVVSLAVAGAKRVLEKEIDPKTHGELLDQLAAKL; encoded by the coding sequence GTGAATATCACAGTAACTCTCATCGTCCAGATGCTGGTGTTCGCCATCGTCATCTGGGTCGTGATGAAGTTCATCTGGCCGATCATTCTCGGTGCGATGAACGAGCGCGAGAAGAAGATCGCCGCCGGTCTCGCCGCCGCGGAAGAAGGCCAGAAGGGCCTGTCCGAAGCGCAGAGCCGCGCCGACGACGTGATCAAGGAAGCCCGCACCCGGGCGCTGGCGATCGAATCGCAGGCGCGCACGCAGGCCAACCAGATCGTCGAAGAAGCACGCAAGGCCGCGAGCCTCGAGGGTGAGAAGGCGCTGGCCTCGGCCAAGTCGCAGATCGAACTCGAGAGCAATCGCGCGCGCGACAGCCTGCGTGGCCAGGTCGTCAGTCTCGCGGTCGCGGGCGCCAAACGCGTCCTCGAAAAAGAGATCGACCCGAAGACGCACGGCGAGCTGCTCGATCAGCTGGCGGCGAAACTCTAG
- the atpE gene encoding F0F1 ATP synthase subunit C, translating to MEHIAEYAHIQGLTALAVGIIFGMGALGTAIGFGLLGGKFLEGAARQPELTPALQVKMFIVAGLLDAVAMIGIGFALFFTFANPFLGPLTPVAQ from the coding sequence ATGGAACACATTGCTGAATACGCTCACATTCAAGGTCTCACCGCTCTCGCCGTCGGCATCATCTTCGGCATGGGCGCGCTCGGAACCGCCATCGGCTTCGGTCTGCTCGGCGGAAAATTCCTGGAAGGCGCCGCGCGCCAGCCGGAACTGACCCCGGCGCTGCAGGTGAAGATGTTCATCGTCGCCGGTCTGCTCGACGCGGTCGCGATGATCGGCATCGGCTTTGCGCTCTTCTTCACGTTCGCGAACCCGTTCCTGGGCCCGCTCACCCCGGTTGCCCAGTAA
- the atpB gene encoding F0F1 ATP synthase subunit A: protein MSAAVENAAHEQTSNEYIVHHLANLRHGEGFWSYNVDSIFFSVLLAVVFVGFFLMVARKATSGMPGKAQLFVEVLVDFVDTQVRDSFHGTSKLVAPLALTIFCWVLLFNFMDLLPVDLLPQAAHKVGIEHLKVVPSTDLNITLGMSITVFLLVMFYSVKIKGAGGFIWELLTHPFGKWMMPFNLLLNIIEHLARPMSLGLRLFGNLFAGEMIFLLLAVLGGSFAINTFGGIGGAIGQLIMGTAWGLFHILVIPLQAFIFMVLTIVYLAQAHETHH from the coding sequence ATGTCAGCAGCCGTAGAAAATGCCGCGCACGAGCAGACCTCGAACGAATACATCGTTCACCATCTGGCCAATCTCCGGCATGGCGAAGGTTTCTGGTCTTACAACGTCGACAGCATTTTCTTCTCGGTGCTGCTCGCCGTGGTGTTCGTCGGCTTCTTCCTGATGGTGGCGCGCAAGGCCACGTCGGGCATGCCGGGCAAGGCGCAGTTGTTCGTCGAAGTGCTGGTCGATTTCGTCGACACCCAGGTCCGCGACTCCTTCCACGGCACCAGCAAGCTCGTGGCGCCGCTCGCGCTCACCATCTTCTGCTGGGTGCTGCTGTTCAATTTCATGGATCTGCTGCCCGTCGACCTCCTGCCGCAGGCCGCTCACAAGGTCGGTATCGAGCACCTTAAGGTCGTGCCCAGCACCGATCTCAACATCACGCTGGGTATGTCGATCACGGTCTTCCTGCTGGTGATGTTCTACAGCGTGAAGATCAAGGGTGCCGGCGGGTTCATCTGGGAACTGCTCACGCATCCGTTCGGCAAGTGGATGATGCCGTTCAACCTGCTGCTCAACATCATCGAACACCTGGCGCGCCCGATGTCGCTCGGCCTGCGTCTGTTCGGCAACCTGTTCGCGGGCGAAATGATTTTCCTGCTGCTCGCCGTGCTCGGCGGCAGCTTTGCGATCAATACATTCGGCGGCATCGGCGGCGCCATCGGCCAGCTGATCATGGGAACCGCGTGGGGCCTGTTCCACATCCTGGTGATCCCGCTTCAAGCGTTCATTTTCATGGTGTTGACGATCGTGTACCTGGCACAGGCGCACGAGACTCATCACTGA
- a CDS encoding ATP synthase subunit I — translation MVTLELPQARRLAGSVVLGQVVVTVVAAAICFAVWGRVAGLSALAGGGISAAASAVLALFAFGSPAGADAARVARAFYLGEGLKLAVTVALFVIVFVTFKVSFAALFGTYIATLFVYWIALANALPPLAGTATAAKR, via the coding sequence GTGGTCACCCTCGAGTTGCCCCAAGCGAGGCGACTGGCCGGAAGCGTAGTGCTCGGTCAGGTCGTCGTTACGGTCGTGGCTGCGGCAATTTGCTTTGCGGTGTGGGGTCGTGTCGCCGGTTTGTCGGCGCTCGCGGGCGGTGGCATTTCCGCGGCGGCCAGCGCGGTTCTCGCGTTGTTCGCCTTCGGTTCTCCGGCGGGTGCCGATGCGGCGCGCGTGGCGCGCGCCTTCTACCTGGGCGAGGGCTTGAAGCTCGCGGTGACCGTGGCGCTGTTCGTGATCGTGTTTGTGACTTTCAAGGTTTCGTTCGCCGCTTTGTTCGGCACGTATATCGCAACCTTGTTCGTGTATTGGATTGCGCTGGCGAATGCGCTGCCCCCTCTGGCGGGCACTGCCACCGCCGCGAAGCGTTAG
- a CDS encoding M20/M25/M40 family metallo-hydrolase translates to MLKTFVATVALAFCATAAAAEPKSRGDEPEFRALYKELIETNTALSNGSCTLAAERMAARLKAAGIGQVQVFTAPDHPREGGLVASFPGSDPKAKAMLLLAHLDVVEAKREDWTRDPFVLVEENGSFYARGAVDDKSEAAIWVDTLIRYANEKFKPRRTIKLALTCGEETAGAFNGAQWLSKNHRDWIDAEFALNEGAWGEMDAQGNRVSMNVQAGEKAAQNYLLEVTNPGGHSSRPRKDNAIYRLAAALPRIEAYEFPAQFTDASRAYFAGMAKIQAARGNTDVAAAMNAIVADPNDAQALALVSEKDVSWNATLRTTCVATVLDAGHATNALPQRARANINCRIFPGVTPESVRDQLEKLVADPAVKVTMLEVRGEPSAPPPLSSKIMAPFEKLNAQYFPGVPVLPVLQAGATDGLYLNGVGIPTYGIGPLFMGPDLGNIHGLNEYVGVKSLLDARAFLYDLVKIYSMQK, encoded by the coding sequence ATGCTCAAGACCTTCGTTGCAACGGTTGCCCTCGCCTTTTGTGCCACCGCCGCCGCCGCGGAGCCGAAATCCCGGGGGGACGAGCCTGAATTTCGCGCGCTCTACAAAGAGCTGATCGAAACCAACACCGCCTTGTCGAATGGCAGCTGCACGCTGGCGGCCGAACGCATGGCCGCGCGCCTCAAGGCAGCGGGAATCGGGCAGGTCCAGGTCTTCACCGCACCGGATCATCCCCGTGAAGGCGGTCTGGTCGCCTCATTCCCCGGCAGCGATCCGAAAGCAAAGGCCATGCTGCTGCTCGCCCACCTCGACGTGGTCGAAGCCAAACGCGAAGACTGGACCCGCGACCCGTTCGTGCTGGTCGAGGAGAACGGCTCGTTCTACGCGCGTGGCGCGGTGGACGACAAGTCCGAGGCGGCGATCTGGGTGGACACGCTCATCCGCTACGCAAACGAGAAGTTCAAGCCGCGGCGCACGATCAAGCTCGCGTTGACCTGCGGCGAGGAAACCGCCGGCGCATTCAACGGCGCGCAGTGGCTGTCGAAGAATCACCGCGACTGGATAGACGCCGAGTTCGCGCTCAACGAAGGCGCGTGGGGCGAGATGGACGCGCAGGGCAACCGCGTCTCGATGAACGTGCAGGCCGGCGAGAAGGCCGCGCAGAACTATCTACTCGAGGTCACCAACCCCGGCGGGCACAGCTCGCGCCCGCGCAAGGACAACGCCATCTACCGGCTGGCCGCCGCGTTGCCGCGCATCGAGGCGTATGAATTTCCCGCCCAGTTCACCGATGCGAGTCGCGCGTATTTCGCCGGCATGGCGAAGATCCAGGCGGCCAGAGGGAATACCGACGTCGCGGCGGCGATGAACGCCATCGTCGCGGATCCGAACGATGCACAGGCGCTCGCGCTGGTGTCGGAAAAAGACGTGAGCTGGAACGCCACGCTGCGTACGACCTGCGTTGCAACCGTGCTCGACGCGGGCCACGCCACCAACGCGCTCCCCCAGCGGGCGCGTGCCAACATCAACTGCCGGATATTTCCCGGCGTGACTCCCGAATCGGTGCGCGACCAGCTCGAGAAACTGGTTGCCGATCCTGCCGTGAAGGTCACGATGCTGGAAGTACGCGGCGAGCCTTCCGCGCCGCCGCCGCTCAGCTCGAAAATCATGGCGCCGTTCGAGAAGCTGAACGCGCAGTATTTCCCCGGCGTGCCGGTACTGCCGGTCCTGCAGGCCGGTGCCACCGACGGGCTGTACCTGAACGGCGTGGGAATCCCCACCTACGGCATCGGGCCGCTGTTCATGGGCCCGGACCTCGGAAACATTCATGGGCTCAATGAATACGTGGGCGTGAAATCGCTGCTGGATGCACGCGCCTTCCTCTACGACCTCGTGAAGATCTACTCGATGCAGAAATAG
- a CDS encoding DUF6250 domain-containing protein: MSSTGSSRTFTSALAAALACVALCGCAVRPEFGDVLYSDDFETGLDNWQIEAEKPGRIEAANGTLEIDVPAGATLWFKPKLQGAVAIEFEATAVAAGGPNDQVSDLSVFWMANNPDGVEPVFAASRSGAFAQYDNLRTYYVSLGGNRNTATRFRRYTGDPSLRPLLPQHNLSARSAMLMPNRKQIIVLIANGTNIEFRRDGQPLLRMMDREPYTKGWFALRTTFSHLRIRALRVYSLD; this comes from the coding sequence ATGAGCTCGACGGGATCCTCGCGCACATTCACTAGTGCGCTGGCCGCTGCGCTCGCATGCGTGGCCCTGTGCGGTTGCGCCGTGCGCCCCGAATTCGGCGACGTGTTGTATTCGGATGATTTCGAGACCGGTCTCGACAACTGGCAGATCGAGGCAGAAAAGCCCGGCCGCATCGAAGCCGCCAACGGCACGCTCGAAATCGATGTGCCCGCGGGAGCGACGCTGTGGTTCAAACCGAAGCTCCAGGGTGCGGTGGCCATCGAATTCGAAGCCACCGCGGTTGCTGCCGGCGGACCCAACGACCAGGTCAGCGATCTCAGCGTCTTCTGGATGGCCAACAATCCGGATGGCGTCGAGCCGGTTTTTGCCGCGTCGCGAAGCGGTGCCTTTGCGCAATACGACAACCTGCGCACGTATTACGTGAGTCTCGGCGGCAATCGGAATACGGCGACGCGGTTCCGCCGCTATACCGGCGATCCGTCGCTGCGGCCCCTGCTGCCCCAGCACAATCTGTCGGCGCGGTCGGCCATGTTGATGCCGAACCGCAAACAAATCATCGTCCTCATCGCGAACGGCACGAACATCGAGTTTCGCCGTGACGGCCAGCCGCTGTTGCGCATGATGGATCGCGAGCCCTACACCAAAGGATGGTTCGCGTTGCGCACGACGTTCAGCCATCTGCGCATCCGCGCGCTGCGCGTCTACAGCCTCGATTAG
- a CDS encoding ParB/RepB/Spo0J family partition protein, producing the protein MSLKKPVMGRGLEALLGQMSNRPAPAPAAPGSAPPPPARLPGDELAHLPLDLLQRGKYQPRVDMRQESLEELAASIKAQGIIQPIVVRAVEGAAAGESQRYEIIAGERRWRAAQLAGLATVPAVIRKVPDEAAIAMALIENIQRENLNPLEEARALERLIGEFGITHQQAADAVGRSRAAVSNLLRLLELAPEITAYVEKRELEMGHARALLGLTQRRHQIEVGALVAKKGLSVRETEALVRSMLAKAAGGTAAAKDPQALDPNVRRLQDELSEKLGAKVQIEHSGSGKGKVVISYHSLDELDGILAHIH; encoded by the coding sequence ATGAGCCTGAAGAAACCGGTCATGGGACGAGGACTCGAGGCACTGCTCGGGCAGATGTCCAACCGGCCTGCGCCGGCGCCGGCCGCGCCCGGTTCCGCGCCGCCGCCGCCCGCCAGGCTCCCGGGCGATGAGCTCGCCCATCTGCCGCTCGATCTCCTGCAACGAGGCAAATACCAGCCGCGCGTCGACATGCGTCAGGAGTCTCTGGAAGAACTCGCCGCGTCGATCAAGGCGCAGGGCATCATCCAGCCGATCGTCGTGCGCGCCGTCGAGGGCGCCGCGGCCGGCGAATCGCAACGTTACGAGATCATCGCGGGCGAGCGTCGCTGGCGCGCCGCGCAACTGGCCGGGCTGGCAACCGTGCCGGCGGTCATCCGCAAGGTGCCCGACGAAGCCGCCATCGCGATGGCGCTCATCGAGAACATCCAGCGCGAAAACCTGAATCCGCTCGAAGAAGCGCGTGCGCTCGAACGGCTCATCGGCGAATTCGGCATCACGCACCAGCAGGCCGCGGACGCGGTCGGCCGTTCGCGCGCGGCGGTGTCGAACCTGCTGCGCCTGCTCGAGCTTGCACCCGAGATCACCGCGTACGTCGAAAAACGCGAGCTGGAAATGGGTCACGCACGCGCGCTGCTCGGGCTCACTCAGCGCCGGCACCAGATCGAAGTCGGCGCGCTGGTCGCAAAGAAGGGCCTCTCCGTGCGCGAGACCGAGGCGCTGGTCCGCAGCATGCTGGCCAAGGCCGCGGGCGGCACTGCGGCCGCGAAAGATCCGCAGGCGCTCGACCCCAATGTGCGGCGGCTGCAGGACGAGTTGTCGGAAAAACTCGGCGCGAAGGTGCAGATCGAGCACAGCGGCTCGGGCAAGGGCAAGGTCGTGATCAGCTACCACTCGTTAGATGAGCTCGACGGGATCCTCGCGCACATTCACTAG
- a CDS encoding ParA family protein, translating to MKRIIAVANQKGGVGKTTTAVNLAASFAATRRRVLLIDIDPQGNATMGCGVEKSQIQRGTGDVLLGEAEAADVIIALESTPGLSLMPSNQDLTAAEVRLLTTMAGRELRLRNALKPIQDQYEVIIIDCPPALNMLTLNALVAAQSVLIPMQCEYYALEGLTALVGTIEQIKASVSPELEIEGILRTMFDPRNNLANEVSSQLITVFGDKVFRTIVPRNVRLAEAPSFGKPVLQHDKDSRGALAYLALAGEMLRKDDDAAAESGSAPPPSGEAAAPEGEHPLN from the coding sequence ATGAAGCGCATCATCGCGGTCGCGAACCAGAAGGGTGGCGTCGGCAAGACGACCACCGCGGTGAATCTCGCGGCCTCGTTCGCCGCGACGCGCCGGCGCGTGTTGCTGATCGACATCGACCCGCAGGGCAACGCCACGATGGGCTGCGGCGTCGAGAAATCCCAGATCCAGCGCGGCACCGGCGACGTGTTGTTAGGCGAGGCGGAGGCCGCCGACGTCATCATCGCGCTCGAGTCGACGCCCGGCCTGTCGCTGATGCCGTCCAACCAGGACCTGACCGCCGCGGAAGTCAGGCTACTAACTACCATGGCGGGCCGCGAGCTGCGGCTGCGCAACGCGCTCAAACCCATCCAGGACCAGTACGAAGTCATCATCATCGACTGTCCGCCGGCGTTGAACATGCTCACGTTGAACGCGCTGGTCGCGGCGCAGAGCGTGTTGATCCCGATGCAATGCGAGTACTACGCGCTCGAAGGGCTCACCGCCCTGGTCGGCACCATCGAGCAGATCAAGGCCTCCGTGAGCCCCGAGCTCGAGATCGAAGGCATCCTGCGCACGATGTTCGATCCGCGGAACAACCTGGCAAACGAGGTCAGCAGCCAGTTGATCACGGTTTTCGGCGACAAGGTGTTCCGCACCATCGTGCCGCGCAACGTGCGGCTCGCCGAGGCGCCGTCCTTCGGCAAGCCCGTCCTGCAGCACGACAAGGACTCGCGCGGCGCGCTCGCCTATCTCGCGCTCGCGGGCGAGATGCTGCGCAAGGACGATGACGCGGCCGCGGAGTCCGGATCGGCCCCGCCGCCGTCCGGCGAAGCCGCCGCTCCCGAAGGCGAGCATCCGCTGAATTGA